A single window of Populus nigra chromosome 17, ddPopNigr1.1, whole genome shotgun sequence DNA harbors:
- the LOC133676870 gene encoding protein EIN6 ENHANCER translates to MEAELINAELVLPTHFSFKRIQIYEKYPKGQPRGRWKHLKQILQAENYQNCPPDEPNYVNIESPPSMHPPLRICDITGFEAPYHDPRTNLRYANTDVFKLVRSLPNEHVQRYLALRNAAVTLK, encoded by the exons atGGAAGCAGAGTTGATAAATGCAGAGCTGGTGTTGCCAACACACTTCAGTTTCAAGAGGATACAGATATATGAGAAATACCCAAAGGGACAACCAAGAGGCCGTTGGAAACACCTTAAGCAGATTCTTCAAGCTGAAAATTATCAGAATTGCCCTCCTGATGAACCCAACT ATGTTAATATTGAGTCACCACCCTCCATGCACCCACCTTTGAGAATATGCGATATTACAGGATTCGAG GCACCTTACCATGATCCAAGGACCAACCTCCGTTATGCAAATACTGATGTCTTCAAACTCGTGAGATCACTTCCAAATGAGCATGTGCAAAGGTATCTTGCATTGAGAAATGCAGCCGTTACTCTGAAATAA
- the LOC133676453 gene encoding receptor-like protein 6, with translation MASPVCFLTMRMLFLFSLSLFHLRACYSSPSMQPLCHEDESYALLQLKESLVINESASSDPSAYPKVASWRVDGESGDCCSWDGVECDRDSGHVIGLDLSSSFLHGSINSNSSLFHLVQLRRLNLSGNDFNNSKIPCEIRNLSRLFDLNLSNSNFSGQIPAEILELSKLVSLDLRWNSLKLQKPGLQHLVEALTNLEVLHLSGVSISAKVPQIMANLSSLSSLFLRDCGLLGEFPVGIFQLPNLRFLSIRYNPYLTGYFPEFTSGSQLEILLLAGTNFSGQLPESIGNLKSLTELDVAESNFSGVMPSSLGNLTKLNSLDLSDNRFSGKIPPSFVNLLQLTYLSLSDNNFTPGTLHWLGNLTKLNYVGLARTNSYGDIPSSLRNLTQLTVLKLGKNKLTGLIPESFFRLPNLETLNLQHNFFSGTVKIGLLKSRSLVSFQLSGNNLSLLDYHNDSIALLKFKTLGLGGCNLSGEFPSFLRSQKHLEFLELGGNKIEGHIPKWFMNLGTETLWYLNLGGNLLTGFEQPVGVLPWNNLKVLILEQNKLQGALPIPPPSILSYDASYNRLTGEIAPAICNLTSLFILDLSHNNFNSKLPQCLGNISNAASVVDLQSNSFSGDIPEAFSSDCALRAIDFSQNQLEGKIPKSLSNCTKLEILNIEQNKINDVFPSWLGILPKLRVLILRSNGIHGVIGKPKTNFEFQRLQIVDLSNNGFWGKLPLEYFRNWSAMKTIYKEHPLYMQVVSTFEFPGNKIVYSFHYSMTMTNKGVMRLYEKIQDSLTAIDLSSNGFEGGIPEVLGDLKELHLLNLSNNFLSGRILPSLANLKELEALDLSQNKLSGEIPVQLAQLTFLEVFNVSHNFLSGPIPRGNQFETFDNTSFDANPELCGEPLSKKECGNGEDSLPAAKEDEGSGYPLEFGWKVVVIVYASGVVIGVILGCAMNTRKYEWLVKNYLAIQRSKLEDSNY, from the coding sequence ATGGCATCACCTGTGTGTTTCTTAACCATGCGGATGCTTTTCCTCTTTTCGCTGTCTTTGTTTCATCTTAGAGCATGTTATTCTTCTCCTTCCATGCAACCTCTATGCCATGAGGACGAGAGTTATGCCTTGTTGCAGCTAAAGGAAAGCCTTGTCATTAATGAGTCCGCCTCTTCTGATCCTTCTGCTTATCCCAAGGTTGCATCATGGAGAGTTGATGGAGAAAGCGGTGATTGCTGCTCTTGGGATGGTGTTGAATGCGATCGGGACTCTGGTCATGTGATTGGCCTTGACCTCAGTAGCAGCTTTCTTCATGGCTCCATCAACTCTAATAGCAGCCTCTTTCACCTTGTTCAGCTCAGAAGGCTGAATCTTTCTGGCAACGACTTCAACAACTCCAAAATCCCTTGTGAGATTCGAAATCTCTCAAGGCTGTTTGAtctaaatctctcaaattctaACTTTTCTGGTCAGATTCCAGCGGAGATCTTAGAGCTTTCAAAGTTGGTTTCCCTTGATCTGCGATGGAATTCTTTGAAGCTCCAAAAGCCTGGTCTGCAACATTTAGTTGAAGCATTAACCAACTTGGAGGTGCTCCATCTCAGTGGAGTGAGCATATCAGCCAAGGTACCTCAAATCATGGCAAACTTATCCTCTCTGTCATCTCTGTTTCTCAGGGATTGTGGATTGCTAGGAGAGTTCCCCGTGGGAATATTCCAATTACCCAACCTTCGCTTTCTCAGTATCCGGTACAATCCATATCTCACTGGATATTTTCCGGAATTTACGTCGGGCAGCCAGCTCGAAATATTGTTGCTTGCAGGGACGAATTTCTCTGGTCAGCTACCAGAGTCCATAGGAAACCTCAAATCATTGACAGAGCTTGATGTGGCTGAAAGTAATTTTTCAGGGGTGATGCCATCTTCACTTGGTAATCTTACAAAACTGAACTCTCTAGACCTTTCTGATAACCGTTTCTCTGGGAAAATCCCTCCTTCTTTTGTCAACCTTCTTCAACTTACTTACCTGTCCCTTTCTGACAACAATTTCACACCTGGAACCTTGCATTGGCTCGGTAATCTAACCAAACTCAATTATGTAGGCTTGGCTCGAACCAATTCATACGGTGACATTCCATCCTCTCTTAGAAATTTGACTCAGCTAACCGTGTTAAAGCTCGGTAAGAATAAATTAACTGGTCTAATTCCAGAGTCTTTTTTTAGGCTTCCAAATCTTGAAACCCTTAACCTACAACATAATTTCTTCAGTGGCACTGTAAAAATTGGCCTTCTTAAGTCAAGAAGCCTTGTCTCCTTCCAATTATCTGGCAACAATTTGTCTCTGCTTGATTACCACAATGATAGCATTGCTctactaaaatttaaaactttaggTTTGGGTGGATGCAATTTATCAGGCGAGTTTCCAAGTTTTTTACGAAGTCAAAAGCACTTGGAGTTTTTAGAACTCGGTGGTAACAAAATTGAGGGGCACATACCAAAATGGTTTATGAACTTGGGCACCGAAACACTTTGGTATTTAAATCTCGGAGGCAACCTTCTAACAGGTTTTGAGCAGCCCGTTGGTGTTCTTCCATGGAATAATCTAAAAGTATTGATACTTGAACAGAACAAGCTTCAAGGAGCCCTTCCAATCCCACCGCCTTCCATATTATCCTATGATGCATCATACAACCGGTTAACTGGGGAAATCGCACCAGCAATCTGCAATCTGACATCTCTTTTTATCCTCGATTTGTCTCATAACAATTTCAATAGTAAGCTTCCGCAATGTTTAGGAAACATAAGTAACGCTGCTTCAGTAGTCGATCTACAAAGCAACAGCTTCAGCGGTGACATTCCTGAAGCTTTCTCAAGTGACTGCGCATTGAGGGCAATCGACTTCAGTCAAAACCAATTGGAAGGGAAGATACCAAAATCATTATCCAATTGTACCAAGCTAGAGATTCTCAATATTGAACAAAACAAGATAAATGATGTCTTCCCTTCATGGTTGGGTATTTTGCCAAAGTTGAGGGTTCTGATTTTGAGATCCAATGGGATCCATGGCGTGATTGGGAAACCTAAAACTAATTTTGAATTCCAGAGGTTACAGATTGTTGATCTATCCAATAATGGTTTTTGGGGTAAGTTGCCACTCGAATACTTTCGAAATTGGTCTGCCATGAAAACTATCTATAAAGAACACCCGTTGTACATGCAAGTAGTCTCAACTTTCGAATTTCCAGGGAATAAAATAGTTTATTCTTTTCACTACTCAATGACGATGACAAACAAAGGTGTGATGAGATTATATGAGAAGATCCAAGATAGTCTCACTGCTATCGATCTCTCAAGCAATGGTTTTGAAGGAGGAATTCCAGAGGTCCTCGGAGATCTCAAAGAACTTCATTTGCTCAATCTCTCCAACAACTTTCTCAGTGGTCGCATCCTTCCATCCTTGGCCAACTTGAAAGAGCTTGAAGCTTTGGACCTTTCTCAGAACAAACTCTCGGGAGAGATTCCTGTCCAACTTGCACAGCTTACCTTCCTCGAGGTCTTTAATGTGTCTCACAATTTTCTCTCAGGTCCGATACCACGAGGAAACCAATTCGAGACATTTGACAACACTTCATTTGACGCAAATCCAGAATTGTGTGGGGAGCCGTTGTCAAAAAAAGAATGTGGAAATGGTGAGGACTCGCTGCCAGCAGCTAAAGAAGATGAGGGCTCGGGATATCCACTTGAATTTGGTTGGAAGGTGGTGGTGATAGTTTATGCAAGTGGAGTGGTAATTGGAGTGATTCTTGGATGCGCTATGAACACAAGGAAGTATGAATGGTTGGTGAAGAATTATTTGGCAATACAAAGGTCAAAACTTGAAGACTCTAATTATTAA